The Pseudarthrobacter sulfonivorans genome includes a window with the following:
- a CDS encoding DNA recombination protein RmuC, translating to MDALALILALLMLLVGAVAGAAATYFSLRRHSRALEEDFDAVSSRLSEVSAQFAAADAERRLLSMQNRELGESRNQDGSVLRALAPVAEKLTAVQQQVALLERDRLEQYGQLAQQLQEARLSDAQLIRSTHALESALRSNSARGQWGEVQLRRVVEASGMLKHVDFLEQVHSAGADSTIRPDLVVQLPGQKQLVVDAKVPLSSYLEAQELGARQDAGTTGNPGSQQSLLTAHAKALRAHVDSLSNKKYWDIPGNSPELVICFLPAESILAAALTADATLLDHALSRNVVLASPSTLLAVLKSVAFTWRQDVLTDSARELFDLARQLYERMGTLGDNVGKLGSSLKSSVDRYNALIGTLEARILPTARKLNAMDESGLLTPPALEVTPRTLAAPEFQQDEAAA from the coding sequence ATGGATGCTTTAGCCCTGATTCTTGCCCTGTTGATGCTGCTGGTGGGTGCCGTCGCCGGCGCCGCCGCCACCTACTTTTCCCTCCGCCGGCACAGTCGTGCCCTGGAGGAGGACTTCGACGCCGTCTCGTCGCGGCTTTCCGAGGTCAGCGCCCAGTTCGCGGCCGCGGACGCGGAGCGCCGCCTGCTCTCGATGCAGAACCGGGAACTCGGCGAGTCCCGCAACCAGGACGGGAGCGTCCTCCGGGCACTCGCCCCAGTGGCGGAAAAGCTGACCGCGGTGCAGCAGCAGGTGGCACTGCTGGAACGCGACCGCCTTGAACAGTACGGCCAGCTGGCGCAACAACTTCAGGAGGCCAGGCTTTCGGATGCCCAGCTGATCCGGTCCACGCACGCCCTCGAGTCAGCGTTGCGGTCCAACAGTGCTCGTGGACAGTGGGGCGAAGTTCAATTGCGCCGCGTGGTTGAGGCATCGGGCATGCTCAAGCACGTGGATTTCCTGGAGCAGGTCCACAGTGCCGGGGCCGATTCAACGATCCGTCCCGACCTCGTCGTCCAGCTGCCGGGCCAGAAGCAGCTGGTGGTGGACGCCAAGGTGCCGTTGTCCTCTTACCTGGAGGCCCAGGAGCTGGGTGCGCGTCAGGACGCGGGTACAACCGGGAATCCCGGCAGCCAGCAATCCCTGCTGACCGCCCACGCCAAGGCGCTGCGGGCCCACGTGGACTCGCTCAGCAACAAGAAGTACTGGGACATCCCCGGGAACTCCCCCGAGCTGGTGATCTGCTTCCTGCCGGCCGAATCCATCCTGGCCGCCGCCCTGACAGCTGATGCGACGCTGTTGGACCACGCGCTTTCCAGGAATGTGGTTCTTGCCTCGCCGAGTACGCTGCTCGCGGTGCTCAAATCGGTGGCTTTCACGTGGCGCCAGGACGTGCTGACGGACAGTGCGCGGGAACTGTTCGACCTCGCCCGCCAGCTGTACGAACGCATGGGAACGCTCGGCGACAACGTGGGCAAGCTGGGTTCGTCCCTGAAGTCCTCGGTGGACCGGTACAACGCCCTGATCGGCACCCTGGAAGCGCGGATCCTGCCCACCGCACGGAAGCTCAATGCCATGGATGAATCCGGGCTGCTCACCCCGCCGGCACTCGAGGTCACGCCGCGTACGCTGGCGGCCCCGGAGTTTCAGCAGGACGAAGCCGCCGCCTGA
- the ychF gene encoding redox-regulated ATPase YchF yields the protein MALTIGIVGLPNVGKSTLFNALTRNQVLAANYPFATIEPNVGVVNLPDPRLQQLADIFGSQRLLPAPVSFVDIAGIVKGASEGEGLGNKFLANIREAEAIAQVVRVFDDPDVIHVDGKVDPRSDMETINTELILADLQTIENAIPRIEKEVKIKKREAAELAAIKAAQAVLERGDTVFSSIKSDKLEMEHLKELSLLTAKPFIYVFNSDEGILGSPEKQDELRAMVAPADAIFLDAKLESDLVELDEEEAREMLEMNGQDESGLDQLARVGFHTLGLQTYLTAGPKETRAWTIHQGATAPQAAGVIHSDFQRGFIKAEVVSFHDLIEAGSMAEAKSRGKVRIEGKEYVMADGDVVEFRFNV from the coding sequence GTGGCTCTTACTATTGGCATCGTCGGACTGCCCAACGTCGGCAAATCAACTCTTTTCAACGCACTGACCCGGAACCAGGTGCTGGCTGCGAACTATCCGTTCGCTACCATCGAACCCAATGTCGGCGTCGTGAACTTGCCGGATCCCCGGCTCCAGCAGCTCGCTGACATCTTTGGCTCGCAGCGCCTCCTGCCCGCTCCGGTGTCCTTCGTGGACATCGCCGGCATCGTGAAGGGTGCATCGGAGGGCGAAGGCCTGGGCAACAAGTTCCTTGCCAACATCCGCGAGGCCGAGGCCATCGCCCAGGTGGTCCGGGTGTTTGATGATCCCGACGTCATCCACGTCGACGGCAAAGTGGATCCCCGCTCGGACATGGAAACCATCAACACAGAGCTGATCCTGGCTGACCTTCAGACCATCGAAAATGCCATTCCCCGGATCGAAAAAGAAGTCAAGATCAAGAAGCGGGAAGCCGCCGAGCTGGCAGCCATCAAGGCTGCGCAGGCGGTCCTGGAACGCGGGGACACGGTCTTCTCCTCGATCAAGAGCGACAAGCTGGAGATGGAGCACCTCAAGGAGCTCAGCCTCCTGACCGCGAAGCCGTTCATCTACGTCTTCAACTCCGACGAAGGCATCCTGGGCAGCCCGGAGAAGCAGGACGAACTGCGGGCCATGGTGGCCCCGGCGGACGCCATCTTCCTGGACGCGAAGCTCGAATCCGACCTCGTGGAGCTGGACGAGGAGGAAGCGCGCGAAATGCTGGAGATGAACGGACAGGACGAGTCCGGCCTCGACCAGCTGGCACGCGTCGGCTTCCACACCCTGGGCCTCCAGACCTACCTCACGGCCGGTCCGAAGGAGACACGCGCCTGGACCATCCACCAGGGCGCCACCGCGCCGCAGGCAGCAGGCGTCATCCACAGCGACTTCCAGCGTGGCTTCATCAAGGCTGAAGTGGTTTCCTTCCATGACCTCATCGAGGCCGGTTCCATGGCTGAAGCCAAGTCCCGTGGCAAGGTACGCATTGAAGGCAAAGAGTACGTGATGGCTGACGGCGATGTAGTGGAGTTCCGCTTCAACGTCTGA
- a CDS encoding tyrosine-type recombinase/integrase: MAYHVGLSLRRWVEVLPELRGPQMDEDGRAAGAEEPVNGNRPFSRQKVYPYALRHTWAQDHADAGIPLEVLQDLLGHSKPGTTQGYYRMTHARRHEAMNRLSRLQLTNTGSLVVAGLRSLEREEDLRGQVGSVAVPFGTCVEPSNVKAGGHSCPYRMRCLGCSHFRTDPSYLPELGEYLTQLLVSRERLAAADSALEPWARDSAMPSTEEIDRVRHLIHRCESELESLTEEERAEINAYAAQVRTARAGTTQAVRLELLGIVRTDEPTLFAGRTSCGGCAHHNEFSTWPTREVVDIHSPMNDPARVHGSRSDRVVLIFSKSRSQFFGRLDNAQLRLK, translated from the coding sequence GTGGCTTATCATGTGGGACTCTCGCTGCGACGGTGGGTGGAAGTCCTGCCGGAGCTTCGCGGCCCGCAAATGGATGAGGACGGCAGGGCGGCAGGCGCTGAGGAACCGGTCAACGGGAACAGGCCGTTCTCGCGCCAGAAGGTTTACCCCTACGCCCTGCGGCATACGTGGGCTCAAGACCACGCCGATGCTGGCATCCCGCTTGAGGTGCTGCAGGACTTGCTCGGCCACTCGAAACCGGGCACCACTCAGGGCTACTACCGGATGACGCATGCTCGTCGGCATGAGGCGATGAACCGGCTCAGCCGGCTGCAGCTGACCAACACCGGTTCCCTCGTCGTCGCGGGGCTACGGTCCCTTGAGCGCGAGGAAGATCTCCGCGGCCAGGTCGGCTCGGTGGCCGTTCCTTTTGGGACCTGTGTGGAACCCAGCAACGTCAAGGCCGGCGGCCATAGCTGCCCCTACCGGATGCGCTGCCTGGGCTGCTCACACTTTCGCACCGATCCTTCCTATCTCCCCGAGCTCGGGGAATACCTGACCCAACTCCTGGTCTCGCGTGAACGGCTTGCCGCCGCTGACAGCGCACTGGAACCGTGGGCCCGGGACAGCGCCATGCCCTCCACGGAAGAGATCGACCGGGTCCGGCACCTGATCCACCGCTGTGAAAGCGAACTTGAATCCCTGACTGAAGAGGAACGCGCCGAGATCAACGCCTATGCCGCACAGGTTCGGACTGCCCGGGCCGGCACCACTCAAGCAGTCCGGCTGGAACTGCTGGGAATCGTACGAACCGACGAGCCAACCCTTTTCGCCGGGCGCACCAGCTGTGGCGGCTGCGCCCATCACAACGAATTCAGCACATGGCCCACCCGTGAAGTGGTAGACATTCACAGCCCTATGAATGATCCCGCTCGTGTCCACGGCAGCCGCAGCGACCGTGTGGTTCTTATCTTCTCCAAGAGTCGCAGCCAATTCTTCGGCCGCCTCGATAACGCGCAGCTCCGACTCAAATAG
- a CDS encoding trypsin-like serine protease, whose protein sequence is MRKLLAGIVVACALAVGNSTPATAITGDYVEDFEHPFVGMVVFYDETGGFSHICSGSLLTPTVFLTAGHCTGGATTARVYFQQDAGVNYDPLTQIDPITGFPHTCADGTLGTQCATSDELYNFGFDDFAGFPNTRDAGIVVLAQPILLDEYGSLATAGSLDRLATARGQQSVTFTSSGYGVNEISPVHETFSAERLMAQSRLTNLKSALTGGFNLQTNGNGAGRGGTCLGDSGGPVFYGGFTSNNIVAVTSFGLAPWCRGTDFSYRTDTVAVIEWIKSVVGEDKFAQINFVEI, encoded by the coding sequence ATGCGGAAACTACTCGCCGGGATCGTCGTGGCCTGCGCCCTCGCCGTGGGGAACTCAACGCCAGCTACTGCCATCACCGGCGATTACGTCGAAGATTTCGAACACCCCTTCGTTGGAATGGTCGTGTTCTATGATGAGACCGGCGGGTTCAGCCACATCTGTTCGGGCTCGCTCCTGACCCCGACCGTGTTCCTGACCGCCGGCCACTGCACCGGAGGAGCAACGACGGCTCGCGTCTACTTCCAACAGGATGCCGGCGTCAACTACGACCCGCTCACGCAAATCGACCCGATCACTGGTTTTCCCCACACCTGCGCCGACGGGACGCTCGGCACCCAGTGCGCGACCTCGGACGAACTGTACAACTTCGGGTTCGATGACTTCGCGGGCTTCCCCAACACGCGGGACGCTGGCATCGTTGTCCTGGCGCAGCCGATACTCCTGGACGAATACGGTTCGCTGGCAACAGCCGGGTCGCTCGACAGGCTTGCGACCGCGCGGGGACAGCAATCAGTGACCTTCACCTCGAGCGGATACGGCGTGAATGAAATCAGCCCCGTACACGAGACATTCTCCGCTGAGCGTCTCATGGCCCAATCTCGCCTGACCAACCTCAAGAGTGCCCTTACTGGCGGATTCAACCTGCAAACCAACGGCAACGGTGCCGGCCGGGGCGGAACCTGCCTCGGTGACTCCGGCGGCCCCGTCTTCTACGGTGGCTTCACCTCCAACAACATCGTTGCCGTGACATCGTTCGGCTTGGCCCCCTGGTGCCGAGGAACCGACTTCTCCTACCGCACCGACACGGTCGCCGTCATCGAATGGATAAAGTCTGTCGTAGGCGAGGACAAGTTCGCCCAGATCAACTTCGTGGAGATCTAG
- a CDS encoding IS701 family transposase, with translation MRDDEIAAVRVELEAFVAGVFASLPRKDQRAKGKKDGPSSPCVARQYSGTLGKIGNCQIGVSVHAATDAASCPLDWRLFVPESWDDACADTNEDAARIQERRAWAGIPDTVRGHRGGCRLRGNHRVPPGPERTEHPVRARGQSLHQRPQRRGRARARPLCRPRARGTDRYRQKPSSLRELALAAGRKELHQATWRHGTKTGPGNRTAAMKSRFLALRIRPANRDIPLLEDGTLPEAWMLAEWPANEPSPTDYWISDLPADTARKTLVRLAKMRWRIEHDYRELKTGLGLSHFEGRSFTGWHRHVTLVTAAHLFITRLRLTNPKATGAA, from the coding sequence ATGCGGGATGACGAGATTGCGGCGGTGCGTGTGGAGCTGGAGGCCTTCGTGGCCGGGGTGTTCGCGTCGTTGCCGCGGAAGGATCAGCGGGCCAAGGGCAAGAAGGACGGGCCGTCCTCGCCCTGCGTGGCCCGGCAGTATTCGGGCACCCTGGGCAAGATCGGGAACTGCCAGATCGGCGTCAGCGTGCACGCTGCTACCGATGCGGCGTCCTGCCCGCTGGACTGGCGGCTCTTCGTGCCCGAGTCCTGGGATGATGCCTGCGCGGACACAAATGAGGACGCGGCCAGGATCCAGGAACGACGCGCCTGGGCAGGGATTCCGGACACGGTCCGCGGTCATCGTGGCGGATGCCGGCTACGGGGAAATCACCGCGTTCCGCCAGGGCCTGAGCGGACGGAGCATCCCGTACGTGCTCGCGGTCAAAGCCTCCATCAGCGCCCACAGCGCCGAGGCCGTGCCCGGGCCCGCCCGCTATGCCGGCCGAGGGCCCGGGGGACGGACCGGTACCGGCAGAAGCCCTCCTCGCTGCGGGAACTGGCTCTCGCAGCAGGCCGCAAGGAGCTACATCAGGCAACCTGGCGCCACGGCACGAAAACCGGGCCCGGGAACCGGACCGCGGCCATGAAATCACGCTTCCTTGCCCTGCGCATCAGACCGGCCAACCGGGACATTCCACTACTGGAAGACGGCACCCTGCCCGAGGCCTGGATGTTAGCCGAATGGCCGGCGAACGAGCCGTCACCCACCGACTACTGGATCTCGGACCTGCCCGCAGACACGGCACGGAAAACCCTCGTCAGACTCGCGAAAATGCGGTGGCGCATCGAACACGACTACCGAGAACTCAAAACCGGACTCGGCCTGTCCCACTTCGAAGGACGCTCTTTCACCGGCTGGCACCGCCACGTCACCCTCGTCACCGCAGCCCACCTCTTCATCACCCGGCTCAGGCTCACGAACCCAAAAGCAACTGGGGCAGCCTGA
- a CDS encoding ATP-binding protein: MSRLDTETKRKLREMNAGELLEAIDTQDETLSISLPFEDRLRLVVDDAYASFTHAKVTGLIRRAGLRYPNADLRRIDLLDERGLDRPLLSQLGTCSFVARQQNVVFQGFTGSGKSYLGCAIAKRACEHRIRAHYVRMPDLEEAWVAAQDTLGGSGKFLRKYAAFTLLVIDEWLLDRPTESMRTMLLELMERRYGETSTVFCTQYSQKDWHQRLGSGVHADAIMDRIIHNTIWVETGNYNMREHTALATA, translated from the coding sequence ATGAGCCGACTGGACACGGAAACCAAACGCAAGCTGCGGGAGATGAACGCGGGCGAGCTGCTGGAGGCCATAGATACCCAAGACGAGACGCTGAGCATCAGCCTGCCGTTCGAAGATCGTCTCCGGCTGGTCGTCGATGACGCCTACGCGTCGTTCACCCATGCCAAAGTCACCGGCCTGATCCGGCGGGCGGGGCTGCGCTACCCGAACGCTGACTTGCGCCGCATCGACCTCCTCGACGAGCGAGGTCTTGACCGGCCGCTGCTGAGCCAGCTCGGCACCTGCTCGTTCGTGGCCCGGCAGCAGAACGTTGTCTTCCAAGGGTTCACCGGGTCGGGGAAGTCCTACCTGGGATGCGCGATTGCTAAACGCGCATGCGAACACCGCATCCGCGCGCATTACGTCCGCATGCCCGACCTCGAGGAAGCCTGGGTCGCCGCCCAAGACACCCTTGGCGGATCCGGCAAGTTCCTGCGCAAATATGCGGCATTCACCCTGCTGGTCATTGATGAGTGGCTGCTGGATCGACCCACGGAATCGATGCGCACCATGCTGCTGGAACTGATGGAACGCCGCTACGGGGAGACGTCAACAGTGTTCTGCACCCAGTACTCGCAGAAGGACTGGCACCAGCGGCTCGGCTCCGGCGTTCACGCCGACGCGATCATGGACCGGATCATCCACAACACGATCTGGGTCGAGACAGGCAATTACAACATGCGCGAACACACAGCACTCGCAACCGCCTAG
- the istA gene encoding IS21 family transposase: MVRKIKAKLILQLRNQGLSGRAISLAQGMSRHSIQAVIDAADQLGLGWDEVAEKPEGEVYLALFPGRGVRESVFAQPDWVQVHRELARVGVTLKLLHQEYLDGCSRAGQAAMSYDRFCRLYGDYANVTGASSRVGHKAGRSVEVDWSGPTMQLVDPATGEVSKVYLFVACLPFSRYAFVEATLDMRQESWLRAHAAMFAFFGGTVPRLVPDNLKTGVISHPREGEVVLNEAYREMAAHYSAAVLPGRVRRPKDKASVENTVSHIATWVIAGLRQEQFTSLVQLRARIGEQVDAYNRQPFQKREGSRLSVFTAEEKPLLQPLPAVTFEISTWTYGRKVGRNGHVVWAKNFYSVPFTHIGAHVDLRVTDTMLEIYRGDERLTSHLLLPVTTTNQYRTNEADLPEGHSWQAWDRARIDAWALRMGPATGTVIEKIFESVRIEEAGYDPALAVLRLSRRFSPARVEAACQLALRGPIRSPRYAHLRPILDTGQDKTGHVEEPDDDDGGYVRGPAYYAGGTR, translated from the coding sequence ATGGTACGGAAGATCAAGGCGAAGCTCATCTTGCAGTTGCGTAACCAGGGCCTGTCCGGCAGAGCGATCTCGCTTGCTCAGGGCATGTCCAGGCACAGCATTCAGGCGGTGATCGATGCTGCGGATCAGCTCGGGCTCGGTTGGGACGAGGTTGCGGAGAAGCCTGAGGGCGAGGTGTATCTGGCGCTGTTTCCCGGTCGCGGGGTGCGGGAGAGCGTGTTCGCGCAGCCGGACTGGGTCCAGGTGCACCGTGAGCTGGCCAGGGTTGGGGTGACGTTGAAGCTGCTGCACCAGGAGTATCTCGACGGGTGCAGTCGGGCCGGGCAAGCGGCGATGAGTTATGACCGGTTCTGCAGGCTTTACGGCGATTACGCCAACGTCACTGGCGCGTCGTCTCGGGTCGGCCATAAGGCCGGCCGCAGCGTCGAGGTCGACTGGTCCGGGCCGACGATGCAGCTCGTTGACCCGGCAACGGGAGAGGTCTCGAAGGTGTATTTGTTCGTCGCGTGCCTGCCGTTCAGCAGATACGCGTTCGTGGAGGCGACGTTGGATATGCGGCAGGAGTCGTGGCTGCGCGCGCATGCGGCGATGTTCGCATTCTTCGGCGGCACGGTCCCGCGGCTCGTCCCCGACAACCTCAAGACCGGGGTGATCTCTCACCCGCGCGAGGGCGAAGTCGTCCTCAACGAGGCCTATCGCGAGATGGCGGCGCATTATTCGGCGGCGGTACTACCGGGCCGGGTGCGGCGCCCGAAAGACAAAGCCAGCGTCGAAAACACTGTCTCCCACATCGCCACCTGGGTTATTGCGGGTCTGAGGCAGGAGCAGTTCACCAGCCTTGTGCAGCTGCGGGCCCGGATTGGGGAGCAGGTCGATGCCTATAACCGACAGCCGTTCCAGAAGCGGGAGGGCTCCCGGCTGAGCGTGTTCACGGCCGAGGAGAAGCCGCTGCTGCAACCGTTGCCGGCGGTGACTTTCGAGATCAGCACCTGGACATATGGGCGCAAAGTAGGCCGGAACGGACACGTGGTCTGGGCGAAAAACTTCTACTCCGTCCCGTTCACCCATATCGGCGCGCATGTTGATCTTCGCGTCACGGACACCATGCTCGAGATCTATCGTGGTGATGAGCGCCTGACCAGCCACCTGCTGCTGCCCGTGACGACGACGAACCAGTATCGGACGAACGAAGCCGACCTTCCCGAGGGGCACAGCTGGCAAGCCTGGGACCGAGCCCGGATCGACGCCTGGGCGTTACGGATGGGACCGGCGACCGGGACCGTGATCGAGAAGATCTTCGAGTCTGTCCGGATCGAGGAAGCCGGCTACGACCCAGCCCTGGCGGTCCTGCGCCTGTCTCGTAGGTTCTCACCAGCCCGGGTGGAAGCCGCATGCCAGCTCGCGCTGCGCGGGCCGATACGATCGCCCCGTTACGCCCACCTGCGGCCGATCCTGGACACCGGGCAGGACAAAACCGGGCACGTCGAGGAGCCTGATGACGACGATGGCGGATACGTGCGCGGTCCCGCTTACTACGCAGGAGGGACCCGATGA
- a CDS encoding ABC transporter family substrate-binding protein translates to MPLRRLIQVITGAVVAALVTSGCSASGGAPPVVVGETKRGGSVTVAEVNAFTSFNPFSADGNTDINTKIGHITHSGFYYVDDTEKVVRNEKFGRIEKISDKPLKVKYTVNEGVKWSDGEAIDAGDLLLSWAAGSGYFDDADPEAGTGTTYFSAAADKSGLAATALPEIGSDGRSITLEYAAPYADWEVAFDVGLPAHVVAAKSGLNDEGDLVDLIKDAPRGDPKQPSVNAPLKRVSDFWNSGFDTKTLPDDPAMYLSSGPYIVRDIVPDASVRLVRNRDYVWGAEPYLDDITVRFTGAASTAIAALRNGQADIIAPQPSAGTESLFDGLVEQGNTVQRFSQSGYDHLDLNFSGPFANKDVREAFLKTVPRQEIVDDVVGGFVADAKPLDSHVFLPPHPKYPDTVKNNGSADYSDLDIQGAKSRLRDAAPTVRILYNRDNPNRVRAFSLIRDSARLAGFTVEDAGLGSSDWAKALGGGSYDAAILGSIGPGVGVSRVPQIFKTGGGSNFNGFSDGDADKAMEQLAGTTDLAKQDELLADIDKRVWESAYGLPLYQTTGTVAFSSRVTGIKPSSGPLGVWWNVWEWRLK, encoded by the coding sequence ATGCCCCTGAGGCGTCTGATTCAGGTCATCACCGGGGCCGTCGTTGCGGCGCTGGTTACCTCGGGGTGCTCCGCTTCCGGGGGTGCGCCGCCGGTGGTGGTCGGTGAGACGAAACGCGGCGGCAGCGTTACGGTGGCCGAGGTGAATGCCTTTACCTCCTTCAACCCGTTCAGTGCCGATGGAAACACGGACATCAACACCAAGATCGGCCACATCACCCATTCGGGCTTCTACTACGTTGATGACACCGAAAAGGTGGTCCGGAACGAGAAATTCGGCCGCATCGAGAAGATCTCCGATAAGCCGCTGAAAGTGAAATACACCGTCAACGAGGGTGTGAAATGGTCCGACGGCGAAGCTATCGACGCTGGCGACCTCCTCCTGTCCTGGGCAGCCGGCTCGGGGTACTTCGACGACGCTGACCCCGAGGCAGGGACCGGCACTACCTACTTTTCGGCTGCGGCTGACAAGAGCGGCCTGGCGGCCACCGCGCTCCCGGAGATCGGCAGTGACGGGCGTTCCATCACGCTGGAATACGCCGCGCCGTACGCTGATTGGGAAGTAGCGTTCGACGTCGGGCTCCCCGCCCATGTTGTCGCCGCCAAAAGCGGCCTCAATGACGAAGGCGACCTCGTGGACCTGATCAAGGACGCGCCCCGGGGCGACCCCAAACAGCCCTCAGTCAACGCCCCGCTGAAGCGCGTCAGCGACTTCTGGAACTCCGGCTTCGACACCAAGACGCTCCCTGATGATCCCGCCATGTACCTTTCCAGCGGCCCCTACATCGTCAGGGACATCGTGCCGGACGCCTCGGTACGGCTGGTCCGGAACAGGGACTACGTCTGGGGGGCCGAGCCCTATCTGGATGACATCACTGTCCGGTTCACCGGTGCCGCCTCTACCGCCATTGCCGCGCTCAGGAACGGCCAGGCGGACATCATCGCCCCGCAGCCCTCTGCCGGCACCGAAAGCCTCTTCGACGGACTGGTGGAGCAGGGCAACACGGTCCAGCGCTTCAGCCAGTCCGGCTACGACCACCTCGATCTCAACTTTTCGGGACCGTTCGCCAACAAGGATGTCCGGGAGGCGTTCCTGAAGACTGTTCCGCGGCAGGAGATCGTGGATGACGTGGTGGGCGGATTCGTCGCCGACGCGAAACCCCTGGACTCACACGTCTTCCTGCCACCCCATCCGAAGTATCCGGACACCGTGAAGAACAACGGTTCGGCCGATTACTCCGACCTGGACATTCAAGGCGCGAAGTCGCGATTGCGGGATGCTGCCCCGACGGTCCGCATCCTGTACAACAGGGACAACCCCAACCGTGTGCGGGCCTTTTCCCTGATCCGCGACTCCGCCCGCCTCGCCGGATTCACCGTTGAAGACGCGGGCCTCGGCAGTTCGGACTGGGCGAAAGCGCTCGGCGGCGGCAGCTACGACGCCGCCATCCTCGGTTCCATCGGACCCGGGGTCGGCGTCAGCCGCGTCCCGCAGATCTTTAAGACCGGTGGCGGCAGCAACTTCAACGGATTTTCCGACGGCGACGCGGACAAAGCCATGGAGCAACTGGCCGGCACCACGGACCTGGCAAAGCAGGACGAACTGTTGGCTGACATCGACAAACGCGTGTGGGAAAGTGCCTACGGCCTGCCGCTGTACCAGACCACGGGAACCGTGGCTTTCAGCAGCCGCGTGACGGGTATCAAGCCCAGCTCGGGCCCTTTGGGCGTCTGGTGGAATGTGTGGGAGTGGCGCCTGAAATAG